The Nonlabens spongiae genome contains a region encoding:
- a CDS encoding YybH family protein: MKTLKLTTILMLLTFATGQIFSQNVDLGTEKEAVLKVMKTYKDALQNLTTEGTFELFTKDSEVFESGGVEGSYAHYIEHHLGPELGHFKKFEFSDYVIDAEVDLPYAFTTETYIYTIVLNPDDKGNTRTIKKKGVVTSILKKIDGKWKIIKTHSSSRNTK; encoded by the coding sequence TGAAAACTCTAAAATTAACAACAATCCTAATGCTACTTACGTTTGCCACAGGCCAAATATTTAGTCAAAACGTAGATTTAGGCACCGAGAAAGAAGCTGTGCTAAAAGTAATGAAAACCTATAAAGATGCCCTGCAAAACCTGACGACTGAAGGTACCTTTGAGTTGTTTACAAAGGACTCGGAAGTTTTTGAATCTGGTGGTGTTGAGGGTTCCTATGCCCACTACATCGAACATCACTTAGGACCAGAATTAGGTCATTTCAAGAAATTTGAATTTTCAGATTATGTGATTGATGCAGAAGTAGACTTGCCCTACGCCTTTACTACCGAAACCTATATCTACACTATCGTTCTCAACCCCGATGATAAAGGCAATACCCGAACCATAAAGAAAAAAGGGGTGGTAACTTCTATCCTTAAGAAGATAGATGGGAAATGGAAAATAATTAAAACGCACTCTTCGTCAAGAAATACAAAGTAA